From Staphylococcus delphini, one genomic window encodes:
- the hemL gene encoding glutamate-1-semialdehyde 2,1-aminomutase, which produces MPGGVNSPVRAFKSVDTPAIFMARGEGSRIYDIDGNEYIDYVLSWGPLILGHRDPKVIEAIHDVVERGTSFGASTLEENRLAELVIERVPSIEKVRMVSSGTEATLDTLRLARGYTGKNKIIKFEGNYHGHSDSLLIKAGSGVATLGLPDSPGVPEGTAKNTITVPYNDLEAVKYAFEEFGDDIAAVIVEPVSGNMGVVPPINNFLQGLRDITKENDALLIFDEVMTGFRVGYNCAQGYFDVIPDLTCLGKVIGGGLPVGAFGGRKEIMDHIAPSGDIYQAGTLSGNPLAMTSGYMTLSQLTPESYDYFNELGDRLEEGLTEIFSKHQVPLTVNRAGSMIGFFLNEGPVTNFKEANQSDLELFSQLYRELAEQGIFLPPSQFEGMFLSTAHTKEDIEKTLHAFDVALERLGK; this is translated from the coding sequence ATGCCAGGAGGTGTGAACAGCCCCGTACGTGCATTTAAATCAGTAGACACACCAGCGATTTTTATGGCGCGCGGTGAGGGAAGCCGAATTTATGATATTGACGGCAATGAATATATTGACTATGTGCTCAGTTGGGGGCCGCTTATTTTAGGTCATCGTGATCCTAAAGTGATTGAAGCGATTCATGATGTTGTCGAACGTGGTACAAGCTTTGGCGCATCAACATTAGAAGAAAACCGTTTAGCTGAATTAGTGATTGAACGTGTGCCTTCTATTGAAAAAGTGCGTATGGTGTCATCCGGAACAGAAGCAACATTAGACACATTACGTTTAGCACGTGGTTATACTGGTAAAAATAAAATCATTAAATTTGAAGGTAACTATCACGGTCATAGTGATTCGTTGTTAATTAAAGCCGGTTCTGGTGTAGCAACGTTAGGTTTACCGGATTCACCCGGTGTTCCAGAAGGTACGGCGAAAAATACGATTACGGTGCCTTATAACGATCTTGAAGCGGTAAAATACGCATTTGAAGAGTTTGGTGATGATATCGCAGCGGTCATTGTAGAGCCCGTCTCAGGAAACATGGGTGTCGTACCACCGATTAACAACTTTTTACAAGGGTTACGCGACATTACGAAAGAAAATGATGCTTTACTTATTTTTGATGAAGTGATGACTGGTTTTCGCGTTGGTTACAATTGTGCACAAGGCTATTTTGACGTCATTCCAGATTTAACGTGTCTAGGTAAAGTGATTGGCGGTGGTCTACCTGTTGGTGCTTTCGGTGGCCGTAAAGAAATTATGGATCATATTGCACCAAGTGGAGACATTTATCAAGCAGGTACATTGTCAGGTAACCCGCTTGCAATGACGAGTGGTTATATGACATTAAGCCAATTAACACCAGAAAGCTATGATTACTTTAATGAACTTGGTGATAGGTTAGAAGAAGGATTAACTGAAATCTTCAGCAAACATCAAGTGCCGTTAACAGTAAATCGAGCAGGTTCTATGATTGGATTCTTCTTAAATGAAGGGCCAGTCACAAACTTTAAAGAAGCGAACCAATCCGATTTAGAATTGTTTAGCCAACTGTATCGAGAACTTGCTGAACAAGGCATTTTCTTGCCACCATCACAATTTGAAGGTATGTTTTTATCGACAGCACATACAAAAGAAGACATTGAAAAAACATTGCATGCTTTCGATGTTGCGTTAGAGCGTCTCGGAAAATAA
- a CDS encoding cytochrome C assembly family protein codes for MEEAFFIRFHEIILLIYLVSMVCLIIDVFQKNYRLQNIGFYALGIVWFCQTISLTMFIIWQKQLPLTSLIESFYVLTWLILTITFVMSVLRQSDFMIAFLNVIGFVFMTIHTFHPRQFKLDGARLTALNELLFFHISLALLSYVVFAVAFVNAIIYLIQYRNLKEKRFTQNFFRMSSIATLEKLVFYSSLVGVIFMFISLVLGIQWGMVSIGYDIFLDLKVISSIIIFIAYSIFITLRLTRRFKQSFLMNLNIMLFLCCMINLVVVTQLSTFHQWTGV; via the coding sequence ATGGAAGAAGCGTTTTTCATACGTTTTCATGAAATCATTTTATTGATTTATTTAGTCAGTATGGTGTGTTTGATCATTGATGTGTTTCAAAAGAATTATCGTCTACAAAATATAGGGTTCTATGCTTTAGGGATTGTTTGGTTTTGTCAAACAATCTCTTTAACTATGTTTATTATATGGCAAAAGCAACTCCCTTTAACCTCTTTAATCGAGAGTTTTTATGTATTAACGTGGTTGATTTTGACGATTACTTTTGTGATGTCCGTGTTGCGTCAGTCTGATTTTATGATCGCCTTTTTGAATGTGATTGGGTTTGTCTTCATGACGATTCACACGTTCCATCCGCGACAATTTAAATTGGACGGTGCGCGACTCACAGCTTTGAATGAATTACTGTTTTTCCACATTTCACTCGCATTATTGAGTTATGTGGTTTTCGCAGTTGCGTTTGTGAATGCGATTATTTATTTAATACAGTATCGAAATTTAAAAGAAAAGCGATTTACGCAAAATTTCTTTAGAATGAGCAGTATCGCAACACTTGAAAAGTTAGTGTTCTACAGTTCTTTGGTTGGTGTCATATTTATGTTCATAAGTCTCGTGCTAGGGATTCAGTGGGGTATGGTATCGATTGGCTATGACATCTTTTTAGACTTGAAAGTGATCTCGTCAATTATTATTTTTATTGCCTATTCTATTTTTATTACATTACGATTGACGCGTCGTTTTAAGCAGTCATTTTTAATGAATTTAAATATTATGTTATTTTTATGCTGTATGATCAATTTAGTTGTGGTGACTCAATTATCAACATTTCACCAATGGACCGGAGTTTAA
- a CDS encoding AbrB family transcriptional regulator yields MAQNKMFNNLLVLVIAFLFGWILFALHIMLPWMFGPILASIFVVKVLKRDVQWPFWLSELGLIMLGVQIGTSFTRSVTSDIKDDWLAIVLVSVLILLLALVVSTGFRKIAHVNRETAILSVIPGALSQMIVMAEENKKADILVVSLTQTSRVIFVVLLVPLISFFFKTDHSNRVNQTNVQYLTDVLTIQHVVIIALGIAVVYMLMKWIHFPTKMLMAPIVVLIIWNFVTNHTFTLDAPIIAGAQIIYMIRVGIQIAHLTDQLKGRIAVAIAYQNVMLIFGALAMVYLVQFINHASIDELFLGAAPGGMSQIVLVALDIGADIAMISSYHIFRVFFILFLIAPLVSVYLKYIERNNKNDIN; encoded by the coding sequence ATGGCACAAAATAAAATGTTCAATAATTTACTTGTACTCGTTATTGCGTTTTTGTTTGGTTGGATTTTGTTTGCATTGCATATCATGTTGCCATGGATGTTCGGACCCATTTTGGCAAGTATTTTTGTCGTAAAAGTACTAAAACGAGATGTTCAATGGCCGTTTTGGTTGAGTGAACTAGGCTTAATTATGCTAGGGGTTCAAATTGGGACTTCATTTACAAGAAGTGTGACAAGTGATATTAAAGATGATTGGCTCGCGATTGTTTTAGTGAGTGTCCTCATTTTACTGTTAGCCCTTGTCGTCTCCACTGGTTTTAGAAAAATTGCACATGTCAATCGTGAAACGGCTATTTTAAGCGTAATCCCAGGGGCGTTAAGTCAGATGATTGTAATGGCTGAAGAAAATAAAAAAGCAGATATCCTTGTCGTGAGTCTGACACAAACGTCACGTGTCATTTTTGTTGTGTTGTTAGTGCCTTTAATATCATTTTTCTTTAAAACTGATCATTCGAATCGTGTCAATCAAACGAACGTACAATATTTAACGGATGTTTTAACGATACAACACGTTGTCATTATCGCTTTAGGAATTGCTGTCGTTTATATGCTGATGAAGTGGATTCATTTCCCCACAAAAATGTTGATGGCACCTATCGTCGTGTTAATCATTTGGAATTTTGTAACGAACCATACATTCACACTTGATGCACCCATTATTGCTGGCGCACAAATTATTTATATGATTCGTGTCGGCATTCAAATTGCGCATTTAACAGATCAATTAAAAGGGAGAATTGCAGTTGCTATTGCTTATCAAAATGTCATGCTTATATTTGGGGCGTTAGCAATGGTATATCTTGTACAGTTCATTAACCATGCTTCTATTGATGAATTATTCCTTGGTGCGGCACCAGGTGGAATGAGTCAAATTGTCTTGGTCGCATTGGATATCGGTGCGGACATTGCGATGATTTCAAGTTATCATATTTTCCGTGTATTCTTTATTCTATTTTTAATTGCACCACTCGTTAGTGTGTATTTGAAATATATAGAGCGTAACAATAAAAATGATATCAATTAA
- the hemB gene encoding porphobilinogen synthase, whose protein sequence is MQFDRHRRLRSSKVMRDMVRETHVRKEDLIYPIFVVEKDDVKTEIKSLPGVYQISLNLLHEELKAAYDLGIRAIMFFGIPNEKDACGTGAFIEEGIIQKATRLAKSMYDDLLILADTCLCEYTDHGHCGVIDPHTHDVDNDKTLPLLVQTAVSQVKAGADIIAPSNMMDGFVAAIRQGLDEAGYYHIPIMSYGIKYASSFFGPFRDAAESAPSFGDRKTYQMDPANRLEALRELESDLNEGADMMIVKPALSYLDIIRDVRNNSNIPIIAYNVSGEYSMTKAAALNGWIDEEKVVMEQMISMKRAGADMIITYFAKDICQYLDQQ, encoded by the coding sequence ATGCAATTCGATAGACATAGACGATTACGTTCATCAAAAGTGATGCGCGATATGGTGAGAGAAACACATGTGAGAAAAGAAGATTTGATTTATCCTATTTTTGTTGTAGAAAAAGATGATGTTAAAACAGAAATTAAATCTTTACCAGGTGTATACCAAATCAGCTTAAATCTACTACATGAAGAATTGAAAGCGGCATATGATTTAGGGATTCGTGCCATTATGTTCTTTGGAATTCCGAATGAAAAAGATGCATGTGGGACAGGCGCATTTATTGAAGAGGGTATTATTCAAAAAGCAACACGTTTGGCGAAATCCATGTATGATGATTTATTAATTCTTGCCGATACATGTTTATGTGAATATACGGATCATGGTCATTGTGGTGTGATTGACCCACATACACATGATGTCGATAATGATAAAACATTGCCTTTACTCGTTCAAACAGCTGTTTCTCAAGTGAAGGCGGGTGCAGATATTATCGCTCCTAGTAATATGATGGATGGATTCGTAGCAGCGATTCGCCAAGGTTTAGATGAAGCAGGATACTATCATATTCCAATTATGAGTTACGGGATTAAATATGCGTCAAGCTTTTTCGGCCCATTCCGTGATGCAGCAGAATCTGCACCGTCATTTGGTGATCGTAAAACGTATCAAATGGATCCAGCGAACCGTCTAGAAGCGTTACGTGAGTTGGAATCTGACCTTAACGAAGGGGCAGACATGATGATTGTTAAGCCGGCGTTAAGTTACCTTGATATTATTCGTGATGTACGTAACAATAGCAACATACCGATTATTGCTTATAATGTGAGTGGTGAGTACAGTATGACAAAAGCAGCAGCATTAAATGGTTGGATTGATGAAGAAAAAGTCGTGATGGAGCAAATGATCTCTATGAAACGCGCAGGCGCAGATATGATTATCACTTACTTTGCGAAAGACATTTGTCAATATTTAGATCAACAATAA
- the hemC gene encoding hydroxymethylbilane synthase, with protein sequence MRKLIVGSRRSQLALTQSQQFIDRLKEVDPTLDIEIKEIVTKGDQIVDRQLSKVGGKGLFVKEIQNELFSRDIDMAIHSLKDVPSELPEGLTLGCIPDRENPFDAFISKNHIPLDELPDGSIIGTSSLRRGAQILAKYPNLEIKWIRGNIDTRLKKLETEDYDAIILAAAGLKRMGWSDDIVTTYLDEDLLVPAIGQGALGIECRADDEELLALLAKVHNEDVAACVTAERTFLKEMNGSCQVPIGGYATRKNDTEIQFTGLIMSPDGKQRFEYTFSGQDPIQVGSEVSRVLKSQGADKIIQALNEKEV encoded by the coding sequence ATGCGTAAACTTATCGTCGGCTCAAGAAGAAGTCAGCTTGCATTGACTCAAAGCCAACAATTTATTGATCGTTTAAAAGAAGTTGATCCTACTTTAGATATCGAAATTAAAGAAATTGTAACAAAAGGGGATCAAATTGTGGATCGCCAATTATCTAAAGTCGGTGGAAAAGGCTTATTCGTGAAAGAAATACAAAATGAACTCTTTAGCCGAGATATTGATATGGCTATTCATTCTTTAAAAGACGTTCCAAGTGAATTACCTGAAGGCCTTACGTTAGGATGTATTCCGGACCGTGAAAATCCATTCGATGCTTTCATTTCAAAAAATCATATTCCGTTAGACGAACTTCCTGATGGTAGTATTATTGGAACAAGTTCGTTAAGACGGGGGGCACAGATTTTAGCGAAATATCCGAACCTAGAAATCAAATGGATAAGAGGAAACATTGACACACGATTGAAAAAGCTAGAAACAGAGGATTACGATGCGATCATTTTAGCGGCAGCAGGTTTGAAACGCATGGGTTGGTCTGATGACATAGTGACAACGTATTTAGATGAAGACTTGCTCGTACCGGCTATTGGTCAAGGTGCACTTGGTATTGAATGTCGTGCAGATGATGAAGAATTGTTAGCTTTACTCGCAAAAGTACATAATGAAGACGTGGCGGCATGTGTCACAGCAGAGCGCACGTTTTTAAAAGAAATGAATGGGAGTTGTCAAGTGCCTATCGGGGGCTATGCAACACGTAAAAATGATACTGAGATTCAATTCACGGGTTTGATTATGTCTCCAGATGGTAAACAAAGATTTGAGTACACATTTTCAGGTCAAGACCCAATACAAGTCGGTAGCGAAGTGAGTCGTGTTCTTAAATCTCAAGGTGCGGATAAAATTATTCAAGCTTTAAATGAGAAAGAGGTGTAA
- a CDS encoding DNA-3-methyladenine glycosylase I, with protein sequence MNPCAFGTKDPLYLNYHDHTWGKPLYDSRALFELLALESQHAGLSWLTILKKKEAYQQAFHNFDPYRIAQMRDEDIDALMAFPNIIHHRPKLEAIVSQAKGYIQIEQDYNSFSSFLWSFVDGAPVDFKYQSVEERITVNDTAKALSKALKQYGFKFIGPVTAFSFMEAAGLYNSHLVSCPNR encoded by the coding sequence CAATTATCACGATCACACCTGGGGCAAACCGCTGTATGATTCACGCGCTTTATTTGAATTGTTAGCCCTAGAATCACAACATGCGGGTCTTTCGTGGTTAACGATTTTAAAAAAGAAGGAAGCCTATCAACAAGCATTTCACAATTTTGACCCCTATCGAATTGCACAAATGCGTGATGAAGATATTGATGCATTAATGGCCTTTCCAAATATCATACATCATCGTCCAAAATTAGAAGCCATCGTCTCACAAGCGAAAGGTTATATTCAAATTGAGCAGGATTACAACAGTTTCAGTTCGTTTTTATGGTCATTTGTCGATGGTGCACCGGTCGATTTTAAATATCAATCTGTTGAAGAACGCATCACCGTTAACGATACAGCTAAAGCATTATCAAAAGCATTGAAACAATATGGATTTAAATTTATTGGTCCTGTTACCGCCTTTTCATTTATGGAAGCTGCCGGCCTTTATAACAGCCATTTAGTATCATGTCCGAACCGATAA
- a CDS encoding uroporphyrinogen-III synthase, which translates to MKPIIVMTQTKRYDDQRAEILHLPFVTTEPLPFDQSVLRRHYDWLVFTSQNAVTHFLPYLKQLNFNGLAVIGEKTKAFCESQGLQVDFYPADYSQEGFLEAFPTQQGEHILIPSSQRARPLLHETLQARGFNVDKIDLYTSRFLMENVKEAKARIEQGQVDALTFASASAVKAFFDDDTPLNFERYYAIGQQTARQIQDYGDSCSIADIQTLESMVTKILEERVQ; encoded by the coding sequence ATGAAGCCTATTATAGTGATGACCCAAACAAAGCGTTATGATGATCAGCGCGCGGAAATCCTTCATCTTCCATTTGTGACGACTGAACCACTTCCTTTTGATCAATCTGTGCTTCGTCGTCACTATGATTGGCTTGTTTTTACATCTCAAAATGCCGTTACGCATTTTCTACCTTATTTAAAGCAGTTAAATTTTAATGGATTAGCGGTCATAGGCGAGAAAACGAAAGCATTTTGTGAATCACAAGGCTTGCAAGTGGATTTTTACCCAGCAGATTACTCACAAGAAGGCTTTCTTGAGGCATTTCCCACACAACAAGGAGAGCACATTTTGATTCCATCCAGTCAACGTGCGCGCCCATTACTGCATGAAACGTTGCAAGCACGTGGTTTCAATGTTGATAAAATTGATTTGTATACGTCACGTTTTTTAATGGAAAATGTGAAGGAGGCCAAAGCACGTATCGAGCAAGGTCAAGTGGATGCATTGACGTTTGCGAGTGCCTCTGCTGTCAAAGCTTTTTTTGACGATGACACACCATTAAATTTCGAAAGGTATTATGCCATTGGTCAACAAACAGCACGACAAATTCAAGATTATGGCGATTCATGCTCTATTGCTGATATTCAAACTTTAGAATCAATGGTGACTAAAATTTTAGAAGAGAGGGTTCAATAA
- the hemA gene encoding glutamyl-tRNA reductase, whose amino-acid sequence MYLIAVSVNHRTADVACREKLSFQEESLTHVHEALFETKSILENVILSTCNRTEVYAVVDQIHTGRYYIQRFLARQFNFEVDDIKGMSEVKIEDEAIEHLFRVTAGLDSIVLGETQILGQMRDAFFTAQEAGTTGTIFNELFKQAITFSKKAHHETDIADNTISVSYGAVELAKKMFGKMNKKQALVIGAGEMAELAVLNLKGAGVSHITVINRTLSRAQALADQHGVQVGEWASLGEAIVSADIVISSTSAEQFIITKEMLEMCQSVAKSSQKVMIDIAVPRDIEPVDMSHSELFIYDVDDLKGLVDANLRERQLAAEQIASRIPTEIDKHNEWVRMLGVVPVIRALREKAMQIQQDTMDSISRKLPNMSERERKVISKHTKSIINQMLKDPIKQAKEISDDKHADAKLALFQEIFDLEVEADYKTQAIEKKKSVLKERLLSIET is encoded by the coding sequence ATGTACTTAATAGCAGTTAGTGTGAATCATCGAACAGCTGATGTAGCATGTCGTGAAAAACTTTCATTTCAAGAAGAGAGTTTGACACACGTGCATGAAGCGTTGTTCGAGACAAAATCTATTTTAGAAAACGTGATTTTATCAACGTGTAACCGTACTGAAGTGTATGCGGTAGTTGACCAAATTCATACGGGACGTTACTATATTCAAAGATTTTTAGCGCGACAATTTAATTTTGAAGTAGATGATATCAAGGGGATGTCTGAAGTGAAAATTGAGGACGAAGCGATTGAACATCTATTCAGAGTTACTGCAGGCTTAGACTCAATCGTATTAGGTGAAACACAAATTTTAGGTCAGATGAGAGATGCGTTTTTCACAGCACAAGAAGCGGGAACAACTGGTACCATTTTTAATGAACTATTCAAGCAAGCAATCACATTTAGTAAAAAAGCACATCATGAAACAGATATTGCTGATAATACGATTAGTGTGTCTTACGGTGCGGTGGAACTTGCGAAAAAAATGTTCGGTAAAATGAATAAAAAACAAGCGTTAGTCATTGGTGCGGGCGAAATGGCAGAATTAGCTGTTTTAAACTTAAAAGGTGCTGGCGTGAGTCATATTACAGTCATTAACCGTACATTATCACGTGCACAAGCATTAGCAGATCAACATGGTGTTCAAGTCGGCGAATGGGCGTCACTAGGGGAAGCCATTGTTTCAGCAGATATCGTGATTAGTTCAACGAGTGCAGAACAATTTATCATTACAAAAGAGATGTTAGAAATGTGTCAAAGCGTTGCGAAATCATCTCAAAAAGTCATGATTGATATTGCTGTACCAAGAGATATTGAACCTGTCGACATGTCGCATTCCGAGTTGTTTATTTATGACGTGGATGATCTAAAGGGTCTCGTTGATGCAAACTTGCGTGAACGTCAACTTGCAGCAGAACAAATTGCATCACGTATTCCAACAGAAATTGATAAACATAATGAATGGGTGCGTATGCTCGGTGTCGTTCCGGTCATTCGTGCGTTACGTGAAAAAGCAATGCAAATCCAACAAGATACGATGGATAGTATTAGCCGTAAATTACCCAATATGTCAGAGCGCGAACGAAAAGTGATTTCTAAGCATACGAAGAGCATCATTAATCAAATGCTAAAAGATCCGATCAAACAAGCGAAAGAGATTAGTGATGATAAGCATGCGGATGCGAAGTTAGCACTATTCCAAGAAATTTTTGATTTAGAAGTTGAAGCAGATTATAAAACACAAGCGATTGAAAAGAAAAAATCTGTGTTGAAAGAAAGATTATTAAGTATAGAAACTTAA